The Streptomyces sp. NBC_01463 DNA window GGGAATCATCGGCGCCTCCTCGACCATGATCTTCTGGAGGGTGTTCATGGCGGCGGTGCGGGCGGTGTCGGTCGTGGCGTTGGCGAAGTCCTTGAGCGCCTCGGTGGCCTCGGGGCTCTTGAAGCGGCCGAAGTTGCCGAGCTGGGAGGCCTTGCCGATCGGCTGGAGCAGCGCGCCGTCCATGATGTTCTGGTACATGTCGTAGGGGGTGGCGCCGCTGTTGGTCCAGTGCAGGGTGGCGTCGAAGTTGCCGTTGGCGACGTCCGCGCCCCAGGCGTCGGCGGTCTGCGTCTTGACCTTGGCCTCGATGCCGATCTTCTTGATGTTGTCCTTGATGATCGACAGACCCGTGATGTAGTCGTTCCAGCCCGCCGGGTCGGTGAAGGTGAGCTTCACCGCCTTGCCGCTCGGGTCCTTCAGCACACCGCCGCTGAGCGTGAAGCCGGCCTTCTCCAGGACCTTCTTGGCGCCCTCGACGTCAGGCTTCGTCGTGGCGCTCTTGTACTCGGGGGCGATGAAGGACTGGCCGGCCGGCAGCGGAATGCCGGTGGGGCTGGTGATCTCCGGGTAGAGCGTCGCCTCGGCCTGGGTGTAGATGGCGTTGCGGTCGACGACCATCGCCATGGCCTTGCGCAGCGCCGGGTTGTCGAACGGCTTACGGGTGGTGTTGAACCAGAGGCCGTGGATGCCGAGCCCGGAGGGGAACCACAGCTTGTGGTTCTTCGGGTCCTTGGCGATGAACAGCTTCTTGTAGTCCGGCATGAAGACGAACGACCACTCGAGCTTGCCGCTGGCCAGCGCGGTGGTGGCGGCGTTGTTGTCGTTGTACGTGCTGTAGCGCAGCTCCTTGACCTTCGTCTCGCCCTTCCAGTACGTGGGCGTGGCGGTCAGCGTGGTGGTCTGCGGGGTGAACGTCTTGAGCTTGTACGGGCCCGAGCCGACGGGCGTGCGGTTGGGCCAGGTCTCCGGGTTCTTGACGCCTTCCCAGATGTGCTTGGGCACGACGAACTGCTGAAGGATCTTGTTCTGGTTGACGTACTGCGAGTCCTCGAAGGTCAGAACGACCTTCTTGCCCTGGACCTCGACCCCGTCGTACGCGATGCCGTCACCGTTGAGCGCCGGGTGCTTCTTCAGCAGGTTGAAGGTGTACGCCACGTCGTCCGCGGTCACCGGCTTGCCGTCGGCCCACTTCGCCTTGCCGTCCAGGGTGAAGGTGAGCTTGGTGAAGTTGAGCTCCCACTGCCAGTCCGACGCGAGCCACGGGTCGGCCTTGGCGGTGGGCCGGATCTGGCTCACCATCGCCAGCGGCTCGTAGATCATGAAGCGGTAGCCGAGGGTGGCGCCGGCCGAGGTGTTCAGGAACGGGTTGCTGTTGTTCGTCTGCGGCCCGTCCGGCTTGCCGATGTTCAGGACACCGGAGGCGCCGCTGCCGCCCTTCTTGTTGTTCGAGTTGGCTGACGAGCATCCGGCGGCGAGCGCGACCACCGCGGTGGCGAGCGCGACCGCTCTGAGCGTGTGGTGACGGCGTGCGGACATGGCGACTCCAGGAGGGACTGGCGGGTCTGGGAGATCCGGAAACGGGCAGCGCTCGGCGCGCCGGGTACGGGCGGTACGGGTGGTGCGGGTGCGGACGGGCCGGGGGCCCGCCGCTAGGGCGCCGAGTGGCGCACGACCAGTTCGGTGGGCAGCACGACCGGTGCGTCGGGTACCGGTGTGCCGCCGAGGTGGGAGAGCAGCATCCGTGCGGCCGTCTCACCCATCTGCCGGGTGGGCTGGCGCACGGTGGTCAGGGGCGGTTCGGTGTGCTCGGCCATCGGGATGTCGTCGAAGCCGACCACCGCGATGTCGCCGGGCACGGTGCGCCCCGCGGCGCGCAGCGCCCGCAGCACACCTGCCGCGGTGATGTCGTTGTGCGCGAAGACCGAGTCGAACTCCGCGCCGGAGGCCAGGAGTTCCTCCACGGCGACGCGGCCGCAGCGTTCGGTGAAGTCCCCGCGGAAGACGAGCTCGGTGGGCAGGACGGAGACGAACCCCGCCAGCCGGTCGCGTACGCAGCCGAAGTCCTGGGGGCCGGTGATGACCAGCGGCCTGGTGCGGCCGGCAGCCCGCAGATGGCGGGCGGCCGACGCGCCTCCTTCGTGGTTGGTGGTCACGACGGAGGGGAATTCGGGGTGGTGGCCGCGATCGTCGATCAGCACGATCGGCAGGCCGCCGCGGTGCAGTGCGGTGAGGTGGTCGAGGGTGTTCTCGGGTTCGACGACGACCAGTCCGTCGAAGGCGCGCGCCGACACCTGGCTGGTGAAGCGCTCCACGGACTCGGCCCCGCGGTTGCAGGTGAAGAGCAGCAGCCCGTAGTCGGCGGCCTCGACGGTGTCGACGACGCCCTGCAGTACCTCGCCCATCCACGGCCAGGTCAGCGAGGGCACCAGCATGCCGACGGTGCGGCTGCTGCCGCGGGCCAGACCGACGGCGCCCGAGCTGGGCACGTAGCCGAGCTGTGCGATCACTTCACGAACACGGGCAGCCGTCGAACCGTCCACTTCGCCCTTGGTGTTGATGACCCGGGACACGGTCGTCTTGCTGACGCCGGCCTCGCGGGCGACATCAGCGATGGTGACTCGCATCGGGGGCCTCCAGGGACACAACGGACAGAGCGAACGGCCGGCTGTGGAACCGGTACCGCAACCGGTTCCGGAACCGGTACCGGCGTTGGTGGCGTGAGTTAACCCCGCTGGAACAGAGCCGTCAATACTTCACGTCGAGATTGGTCCGTACCCATCCTCGGAGCGGCCAGGAACGCCCTTGCGTTCAATTCCTGAACGCGCATCCTCTTGACGTGGGCACGTAAGAGCAGTTCACTCCCGTCTCGTCCGACGGCACGATCCCCACGCTCCCGCCGAGGAAGGCATCAGCCATGATCCGATCAGGAAGGGCGGCGAGGGCGCTGCTCGCCGCCGTGCTCGCGACCGCCGGGCTCACCGGACTCTCGTCCGGCACCGCGCAGGCCGCGGGCGAGACGGTGAACATCGCCCTGACCACCACGGACGACGCGGGCGGCCGCCATGTCACCCGGGGCCTGGAGGCCCAGACGCCGGTCGCCTTCGGCGCGGGGAACGGCGGTGGCGGCACGAACATCACGGTCGACGAGAACACCACCTACCAGACCTTCACAGGCGGCGGCGCCTCGTTCACCGACACCGCCGCGTACCTGATGAAGAGCAGCGGGGCGCTGAGCCAGGCGACCCGGGACGCCACGATGAAGAAGCTCTTCTCCCCCACGGAGGGCATCGGGCTCTCGTTCGTACGCAATCCGATGGGCGGTTCGGACCTGGCGCGGTACGGCTACACGTACGACGACATGCCCGCCGGGCAGAGCGACCCGTCGCTGGCGAACTTCTCGATCGCACACGATCTGGAGGACGTGCTGCCGCTGACGAAACAGGCCAGGCAGCTCAACCCGGCGCTGACGACGGTGGCCTCGCCGTGGACCGCCCCGGCCTGGATGAAGGACAACGGCCAGCTGAACGGCGGCTGGCTGAAGGCGGAGAACTACGGCGCCTACGCCGACTACTTCGTGAAGTACCTCCAGGCCTACCGGGACCAGGGCGTGCCGGTCGACTACGTCACCGCGCAGAACGAGCCGACGTGCTGCGGCGGTTACCCCTCGATGAGCTGGAACGGCTCCGGCCTGGCCTATTTCACCAAGAGCGAGCTGCTGCCCAAGCTGGCATCGGCCGGCCTGGCGACCAAGGTGCTGGCGCACGACTGGAACTGGGACACCTACGACGCGTACGCCGCGGCCACCGTGGACGACGCGGCGGTGCGCAACCACCCCAACTTCGGCGGGGTGGCCTGGCACGGCTACGGCGGTGACGTCACCAAGCAGACGACGGTCCACGACCAGTACCCGACGACGGACGCGTTCCAGACGGAGCACTCCGGCGGCACCTGGGTCGCCGACCAGCAGCGCGAGGACATGACCAACATCATCGATTACACCCGCAACTGGGCGAAGTCGGTGACCAAGTGGTCCCTCGCGGTGGATCAGAACCGTGGCCCGCACAACGGCGGCTGCGGCACCTGCGACGGGCTGATCACCGTGCACGACGGGGACAGCCGGAGCGGGCAGGTCGACTACACCGTCGAGTACTACACGATGGGCCACCTGACCAAGTTCGTCCGCCCGGGAGCCTCCCGGATCGCCTCCACCGCCAGTTCCACCGTGCCCAACGTCGCCTGGCGCAACCCGGACGGCTCGAAGGCACTGATCGCGTACAACGGCGGCGGCCAGACCCAGCAGGTGACGGTCAACTGGGGTGGCCAGAAGTTCACTTACTCGCTGCCCGGGCGCACTTCGGCGACCTTCACCTGGTCGGGGACGCAGTCGGGCGCACAGTCCGCATCGGGCGCCCTGTCCGGCTCCGGCGGCAAGTGCCTGGACGCGACGGGCAACACCGGCGCCGACGGCACGCCGGTGCAGATCTGGGACTGCACGGGAGCGGCCAACCAGCGCTGGACCGTCCAGGGCGACGGCTCGGTCCGCACGCTCGGCGCCTGCCTGGACGTGACCTCGGGCTCGACGGCGAACGGGGCGAAGGTGCAGCTGTACACCTGCAACGGCTCCGCCGCGCAACGCTGGACGTACAACCCTTCAACGGGCGACGTCGTCAACACGGCCGCCGGCAAGTGCCTCGACGTGACCGGCCAGTCGACGGCGAACGGGGCGCGCACCCAGATCTGGACGTGCACCGGGGCGGCCAACCAGAAGTGGCACCTGGGGTAGCTGCCCGCACGCACCTGGACCGCGGGCCGGAGAGCCGGCCCGCGGTCCGGGTGCGTCCGTGCTACTCGGTCGGCTCGATCCCCGCGCGCAGCAGCCCGAAGGTGTACGCGTCCTCCAGCGCCTGCCAGGACGCGGCGATGACGTTCTCGGCGACCCCCACGGTCGCCCAGTCGCCGGTGCCGTCGCCCGTGGTGATCAGGACGCGGGTGGTGGAGTCGGTGCCGGTGCGGCCCTCCAGGATGCGGACCTTGTAGTCCATCAGCTCCAGCTTGGCGAGCTGCGGGTAGATCCGCTCCAGGGCGACGCGCAGCGCCCGGTCCAGCGCGTTGACCGGGCCGTTTCCCTCGGCCGTGGCGACGATCCGCTCGCCCTTGGACCACAGCTTCACGGTCGCCTCGTTGGCGTGCGTCCCGTCGGGGCGGTCCTCGACGATGGCGCGCCAGGACTCGGTGCGGAAGTACCGGCGTACCCGCCCCTCGGCCTCGGCGCGCAGCAGCAGCTCGAAGGAGGCGTCGGCCGCCTCGTAGGTGTAGCCCTTCAGCTCGCGCTCCTTGACCCGCTCGACGACGCGGCCGATCAGCTCGCGGTCGCCGCCGAGGTCGATCCCGAGCTCCTGGCTCTTGAGCTCGATGGAGGCGCGGCCCGCCATGTCGGAGACGAGCATCCGCATGGTGTTGCCGACCAGTGCGGGGTCGATGTGCTGGTACAGGTCCGGGTCGACCTTGATCGCGGAGGCGTGCAGCCCGGCCTTGTGCGCGAACGCCGAGACTCCGACGTAGGGCTGGTGGGTGGACGGCGTGAGGTTGACGACCTCGGCGATGGCGTGCGAGACGCGGGTCATGTCGGCGAGCGCGCCCTCGGGCAGCACGGTCTTGCCGTACTTCAGCTCCAGCGCGGCGACGACGGGGAAGAGGTTGGCGTTGCCGACCCGCTCGCCGTAGCCGTTGGCGGTGCACTGGACATGGGTGGCGCCCGCGTCGACGGCGGCCAGGGTGTTGGCGACGGCGCAGCCGGTGTCGTCCTGGGCGTGGATGCCGAGGCGGGCGCCGGTGTCGGCCAGGACGGTGGCGACGACGGCCTGGACCTGGGCGGGGAGCATCCCGCCGTTGGTGTCGCAGAGGATGACGACGTCGGCGCCGGCCTCGGACGCGGCCTTGACGACGGACTTGGCGTACTCGGGGTTGGCGCGGTAGCCGTCGAAGAAGTGCTCGCAGTCGACGAAGACCCGGCGGCCCTGTTCGCGGAGGTGGGAGACGGTGTCGCGGACCATCTCCAGGTTCTCCTCCAGCGTGGTGCGCAGGGCGAGCTCCACATGGCGGTCGTGCGACTTGGCGACCAGGGTGATCACCGGGGCGCCCGACTCCAGCAGCGCCTTGACCTGCGGGTCCTCGGACGCCTTGCCGCCGGCCCGGCGGGTCGCGCCGAAGGCGACCAGCTCGGCGTTCCTGAACTCGATCTCCTGGCGCGCGCGGGCGAAGAACTCGGTGTCGCGGGGGTTGGCGCCCGGCCAGCCGCCCTCGATGAAACCGACGCCGAAGTCGTCCAGGTGCCGGGCGATGGTCAGCTTGTCCGCGACCGTCAGGTTGATGCCTTCACGCTGGGCACCGTCGCGCAGCGTGGTGTCGAAGACATGGAAACTGTCGTCGCTGGGCTTGGCCTTGGTGGTCATGCTGGTCTGACTCCTGTCGGATGAGTGGATCCGGACGATCTGATTCCACTTGCCCCCATCATCCCGCGCGCCTCGTCCCGGTCCGTGGTGAGGGCCGGAAAACAAAAAACCCCTCGCGGGTGCGAGAGGTCTGCGCGCGGGTCTGGGGCACGGTGGCCGTGCCGTACATGGTGGTACGGGACGGTCACTGCGGACCGGCGCGCCTGTTGCCAATAATCATGACGAACGAGGACACGGAGGCAGTCTGGCACAGGACCGCCTCCGTGCTCCGCCCCGTCTCAGGATGCGGGCGTGACGCTCGTCGCCCCGGCCGGTGCCGCCTGCTCGCCGGAACGCCCGGCGGCGACCCGGTTCAGGTCGATGTCGCGGGTCTCGCGCATCGTCAGGTAGACGACCAGGGAGACCGCGGCGCAGCCGGCCACGTACCAGTAGAAGCCGGACTCGATCCCGGCGTTCTTGAACCACAGCGCCACGTACTCGGCGGTGCCGCCGAACAGCGCGTTGGCGACGGCGTACGAGAGACCGACGCCCAGGGCGCGGATGCCCGTCGGGAACAGCTCGGCCTTCACACAGGCGTTGATGGAGGTGTATCCGGTGATCACCAGCAGCGCCAGCAGCGCGAGCCCGAAGGCGGGCCAGAAGGTGTCGGCGTGCTTGAGCATCGTCATGATCGGCACGGTCAGGAAGGTCGAGCCGACCGCGAAGGTGATCAGCAGCGGGCGGCGGCCGATCCGGTCGGAGAGCATCCCGGCCAGCGGCTGGACGCACATGAAGACGAACAGCGCGCAGAAGCTGACGAGCGAGGCGGTCGACTTGTCCATGCCGGCGCTCTTGGAGAGGAACTTCGTCAGATAGGTCGTGTACGTGTAGTAGGCGACGGTCCCGCCCATGGTCAGGGCCATCACCAGGAACGCCTCGCGCCGGTGCTGCCAGAGCACCTTCAGCGTGCCGCGGTCCTGCTGCTCGGCGGCGCCCGACTCGGCGTACACCTCGGTCTCCAGCATGGAGCGGCGCAGGTAGAACACGATGGCGGCACCCAGCGCGCCGACGACGAACGGGATGCGCCAGCCCCAGCTGTGCAGGGCCGCCTCGGACATGTTGCGCTGCAGGACGATCTGCAGGCCGAGGCCGACGAGCTGTCCCGCGGTCATGGACACGTACTGGAAGCTGGAGGCGAAGCCGCGCTTCTCCGGCGCGGAGGCCTCGGTGAGGTACGTGGCGCTGGCCGCGTACTCGCCGCCGACGGACAGCCCCTGGAGCAGCCGCGCCAGCATCAGCACGGCGACGCCGCCGTACCCGGCGACGTCGTAGGTCGGCGCGATCGCGATGAGGATCGCGGAGGCCGACATGAGGGTGACGGTCAGGGTGAGCGCGGCCTTGCGGCCCTTGCGGTCACCGATCCGGCCGAGCAGCCAGCCGCCGACCGGCCGCATGAAGAAGCCGACGGCGAAGATGCCCATGGTGTTCATGAGGTTGGCGGTCTCGTTGCCTTCGGGAAAGAACGAGTCCGCGAAGTAGACCGCGAAGGTCGCGTACACGAACCAGTCGAACCACTCGACCATGTTGCCGGCCGAGCCGACCCAGATTTTCTTCCACTGCTCTCGTCCCATGGTTGGCCACCGTGCCCGAACCGCCGGAAGTCCAACAAGGGTGCAGGGCGCAACGATCGCGCGTACTTACGTGCGTTGCGTTCACGAACAGGTGAGGCTCAGCCGCCGGCGGTCAGCGAGTCGTCGATGAACTCCCGGACCAGGGACAGCGCCTGGTCCCGGCCGGTGCCCGGGAGGCCGACCGCCACATGGACGCTGAAGCCGTCCAGGAGGGCGCGCAGCCGGGTGGCGACGCGGTCGGCGTCCACCGGGCGGAACTCCCCGCGCGAGGCCCCCTCGGCGAGCAGCGCCACCAGGTCGCGGTGCCAGGCCCCCTCGATCGCGGCCTGCCGGGCCCGGGCGTCGTCGTCGGCGTCGCGCGAGCGGTTCCAGACCTCCAGCCAGAGCGTCCAGTGCGGGTCGCGGTGGCCGTCGGGCAGGTAGAGACCGATGTACGCGTCGAGCCGCTCACGGACCGTGCCCGGCCGCGACAGCAGCCGGCGCCGCTCGGCCCCGAGCCGGTCCTCGCTCCACTCCAGGGTCCGCAGCAGCAGCTCGTCCTTGGTGCGGAAGTAGTAGAGGAGGTGGCCGCTGCTCATGCCGACCTCGCGGCCGAGCCCGGCCATGGTGAGGCCGTCGAGGCCGCGGGCGGCGACGGTGGCCATGACGGCGGCGAGCACGTCCTCGCGGGGCGGGGCGGTGTTGCGGCGGCGCGGGGCGGGGGGCACGGTTCAGACCTTCGGCTGCTGCTGGGTGATGCAGTGGATGCCGCCGCCCCCGGCGAAGATCGCGCGGGCGTCGACGAGTGTCACCGTACGGCCGGGGAAGAGGCGGCGGAAGATTCCGGCGGCGAGCTCGTCGCGCGGATCGCCGAAGGCGCACAGGACGACGCCGCCGTTGCAGAGGTAGTGGTTGATGTAGGAGTAGTCGACCCACTCCCCGCCGGCCCGCAGCACGGTGGGTGCCGGGACCTCCACGACCTCCAGCGGCCGCCCCTTCGCGTCGGTCGCGGCGCGCAGCACGCGGACCGTCTCCCGGGTGATCTCGTGGTCCGGATGGGCCGGGTCCGGCTGGACGTGGGCGACGACGGTGCCGGGGCGGGCGAAGGCCGCGACGATGTCGACATGGCCGAGGGTGCCGTACGTGCCGTAGTCGCCCGCCAGCCCCCGGGGCAGCCAGATCGCCTTCTCGGTGCCCAGGCGCGCGTGCACCTCGGCCTCGACCTGCTCGCGGGTCCAGCCGGGGTTGCGCTCCCTGCCGAGCTGGACGGTCTCGGTGAGCAGGACGGTGCCCTCCCCGTCCACGTGGATGGCACCGCCCTCGTTGACCAGCGGCGAGCTGTGCACCGGGACACCGGCGAGAGCGGCGACCGAGCGGGCGATGTGCCGGTCGTGGTCCCAGCGGGCCCAGTCCTGGGCGCCCCAGCCGTTGAACGTCCAGTCGACGGCGGCCAGTTCGCTGCCGTCGGTGACGAAGGTGGGGCCGATGTCGCGCATCCAGGCGTCGTCGAGCGGGCGCACGGCCAGCTCCACGTCCGGGCCGAGGAGGGCGCGGGCGCTGTCCTCCTGGCCGGGGCCGACGACCATCGTGACGGGTTCGAAGCGGCGGACGGCCCGGGCGACGCGGGCCCAGGCGCGGCGGGCCTCGTCGAGTTCGGCCGCGGTCTCGAAGGTGGGGTTGGGGCCGGGCCAGGCCATCCAGGTGCGTTCGTGCGGGGCCCACTCGGGGGGCATGCGGAAGGTCATGGGAGCACAGGTCCTTACAGGAAGTAGAGCCGGTTGAGGGAGACCGAGTCGGCGGGCTCCGAGCTCAGCGGGTCGCCGTCCAGGGTGACGAGCCCGCTGCGCGCGTCCACGTCGACCGCTCCGGTACGGGAGTTGAGGCGCAGGTCGGCGGGGCCGATGCCGCGGGTGCCGCGGACGCCCACGCGCCGGCGCCGGGTCGGCATGGCGTCCGCGCCCAGCTGGGTGGCGGCCTGCGAGACGAAGGCGACGGAGAGATCGGCGGCGGTCGCCCCGTGCGCGCCGAACTGCGGCCCCAGCACCAGGGGTTCACAGGTGTCGGTGGCGGCGTTCGGGTCACCGGTGACCCCGTACGCCGGGAAGCCGGACTTGAGCACCAGCTGCGGCTTGGCCCCGAAGAACTCGGGGCGCCACAGCACGATGTCGGCGAGCTTCCCCGTCTCGATGGAACCGATCTCGTGCGCGAGGCCGTGGGCGATGGCCGGGTTGACGGTGAGCTTGGCGATGTACCGCAGCACGCGGGCGTTGTCGTCGCCCGGCCCGTCGCCCTCCATCGGCCCGAGTTCGGCCTTCATCTTCCCGGCCATGGCGAAGGTGCGGCGGACGGTCTCGCCGGCCCGTCCCATGCCCTGGGCGTCGGACGAGGTGATCCCGATGGCGCCGAGGTCGTGCAGCACGTCCTCGGCGCCCATCGTCCCGGCCCTGATCCGGTCACGGGCCATGGCGGCGTCACCCGGCAGGTCCGTCTTCAGGTCGTGAACGGAGACGATCATCCCGTAGTGCTCGGCGACCGCGTCCCGGCCGAAGGGCAGGGTGGGGTTGGTGGAGGAGCCGATGACGTTCGGCACGCCCGCCATCTTGAGCACGTTGGGGACGTGGCCGCCGCCGCAGCCCTCGATGTGGAAGGCGTGGATGGTGCGCCCCTCCAGGACGCGCAGGGTGTCCTCGACCGACAGGCACTCGTTCAGCCCGTCGCTGTGCAGGGCCACCTGGACGTCGTACTCCTCGGCGACGCGCAGCGCGGTGTCCAGGGCGCGGGTGTGCGCGCCCATGTCCTCGTGGACCTTGAAGCCGCAGGCCCCGCCCTCGGCGAGCGCCTCGACGAGCGGCGCCTGGTGCGAGGAGGAACCGCGGCCCAGGAAGCCGATGTTGACCGGCCAGGCGTCGAACGCGTTGAAGGCGTGGCGCAGGGCCCACGGCGAGTTGACGCCGACGCCCCAGACCGGGCCGAACTCCTGGCCGATGATCGTGGTGACGCCGGAGGCGAGCGAGGCCTCCATGATCCGCGGCGAGAGCAGATGGACATGGGTGTCGACCGCGCCGGCCGTGGCGATCATGCCCTCACCGGACACGATGGACGTGCCGGTGCCGACGACGACGTCCACACCGTCGAGGGTGTCCGGGTTCCCGGCCCGGCCGATCGAGGAGATGCGGCCCTCGCGGATACCGATCGAGACCTTCCGGATGCCCTGCACGGCGTCGATGACCAGCACGTTACTGATCACGACATCGCAGGTCTCCCGGACGGCGGCGGCCTTGAGGTGGATTCCGTCGCGGGCGGTCTTGCCGAATCCGGCGAGGAACTCGTCGCCCGGCTTCTGGGCGTCCGACTCGACCCGGACGATCAGCCCGGAGTCACCGAGCCTGACCCGGTCGCCGGCGCGCGGGCCGTGCACGGAGGCGTACTCGTGCGGATCGATGCTCATCGTGCCGCTCCCAGGTATCCGCAGGCCGCCGCGCGCCGCAGCGCCTCCTCGCGTGCGCCGGGGGCGTCGAGCGGTCCGTCGACCAGCCCGGCGAACCCGATCGCGACGCGGTCGCCGCCGATGGGCACGAGGCCCACCTCGGCCGACTCCCCCGGTCCGAAGCGGGCGGAGGAGCCCGCGGGCACGCAGAGCCGCATGCCGTACGCCGCGGCCCGGTCGAAGTCGAGCCGCGGGTTGGCCTCGAAGAAGTGGAAGTGCGAGGTCACGGAGACGGGGACGGTCGCGGTGTTGTGGACGGTCAGCCGCAGCACGGGCTCCGGCCCGGGCGTCGCGGGTCCGGGGACGACGGCGCCGGGCGCCTCGTCGCCGAGGCCCTCGCCCAGTGGCCGGGAGACCACGGCGAGCCGCGAACCGTCGTCGAAGACGGCCTCCACATGGACCTCGGTGACGACGTCGGCGACCCCGGGCAGCACATCGTCCGGGCCCAGCACCCGGCGCGCGGCCTCGATCGCCTCGGCGAGCCGGCGCCCGTCGCGGGCGGCCTCGCAGACGGTGTCCGCGATCAGGGCGGTGGCCTCGGGGACGTTGAGCCTCAGCCCGCGGGCCCGGCGGGCCCGGGCCAGCTCGGCGGCGCCGAAGAGCAGCAGCCGGTCGCGTTCGGTCGGGGTCAGTCGCACGTCGTCGCACCTCCTGGTTAGAGCAGCACTCTAACCAGTAGGCCGATGGAAATGAAACCGTTGACGATGTGTTTCGAGCGACGCTCCAAGTCCTGGCGGGCAAAAAAAGGCCGCGCCCCCGGGGGCGCGGCCTTCTTGTGCGGGCGGGTGGAGCGTGGCGGCTAGCCGAGCGGGTGCATCCAGCCGTGGGCGTCCTCGGCGGTGCCGCGCTGGATGTCCAGCAGGCGCTCGCGCAGCCCCAGGGTGACCGGGCCGGGCGTGCCGTCGCCCTGGGTCCACTCGCCGCCGGCGCTCTTCACGATGCCGACGGGGGTGATGACGGCGGCGGTGCCGCAGGCGAAGACCTCGGTGAGGGTGCCGTTCGCGGTGTCGTCGCGCCACTGGTCGATGGAGACGCGGCCCTCCTCGGGCTCGTAGCCGAGGTCCTGGGCGAGCCTCAGCAGCGAGTCGCGCGTGATGCCCGCGAGCAGGGAGCCGGTCAGGGCCGGGGTGACGATCTTGTTCCCGTACACGAAGTACAGGTTCATCCCGCCGAGCTCCTCGACCCACTTGTGCTCGACGGCGTCGAGGTAGGCGACCTGGTCGCAGCCCTTCGCGGCGGCCTCGGCCTGGGCGAGCAGGGACGCGGCGTAGTTGCCGCCGGTCTTGGCGTCGCCCATGCCGCCGGGGACGGCGCGGACGCGGTCCTCGGAGAGCCAGATGGAGACGGGCTTCACACCGCCGGGGAAGTAGGCGCCGGCCGGCGAGGCGATGACCAGGAAGAGGTACTCGTTGGACGGCCGCACACCGAGACCGACCTCGGTCGCGATCATGAACGGGCGCAGGTACAGCGACTCCTCGCCGCCGTGCTCCGGGACCCAGGCCGCGTCCTGGCGGACGAGCGCGTCGCAGGCGGCGACGAACGTCTCGACGGGCAGCTCCGGCATGGCCAGCCGGTTCGCGGAACGCTGGAAGCGCTCGGCGTTGGCCTCTGGGCGGAAGGTGGCGACCGTGCCGTCGGGCTGACGGTAGGCCTTCAGACCCTCGAAGATCTCCTGGCCGTAGTGCAGCGTCATGTTGGCGGGGTCGATCGACAGCGGCGCGTACGGGACGAGCTGGGCGTCGTGCCAGCCGCGGCCTTCGGTCCACTTGATCGTCACCATGTGATCGGTGAAGTAGCGGCCGAATCCGGGCTTGACCAGGATCGCCTCGCGCTCCGCGTCGGACAGCGGGTTCGAGGAGGGCTTGAGCTCGATCGTGGGCGTCGTCATGAGTGCGTGTCCTTCACCGGTTTTGTGTGTGTAGGACCACGCCCGCGCCAGCTCCTGTCGGACAGGTGCTAGGACGTCCGAGCTTCGCGGCAAGCCACGGTCCCGTTCGATTATCTCTCGTGGGTGGCCGTGCACGAAATGACGTGAATGCGGTCCAGGGTTCGATGGTGACACCCGGGGCCGCACAGGAGAAGCCGCCGGGTGCGTGTGCGACCCGGCGGCTTCTTGAGGGAGTCGTCGGATCAGCCCGCTACGCGTACCGCGAGCGCGTCGCCGATCTCGTCGGTGGTACGGGCGGTCCCGTCGCGCTCCGCGAGGTCGGCGGAGACGGCGTCCTCGATGCGCACGGCCTGGGCCTCGTAGCCGAGGTGGCGCAGCAGGAGGGCGACGGAGAGGATCGTGGCCGTCGGGTCGGCCTTGCCCTGGCCCGCGATGTCGGGGGCGGAGCCGTGGACCGGCTCGAACATCGAGGGGAAGGCGCCCGTCGGGT harbors:
- a CDS encoding branched-chain amino acid aminotransferase; the encoded protein is MTTPTIELKPSSNPLSDAEREAILVKPGFGRYFTDHMVTIKWTEGRGWHDAQLVPYAPLSIDPANMTLHYGQEIFEGLKAYRQPDGTVATFRPEANAERFQRSANRLAMPELPVETFVAACDALVRQDAAWVPEHGGEESLYLRPFMIATEVGLGVRPSNEYLFLVIASPAGAYFPGGVKPVSIWLSEDRVRAVPGGMGDAKTGGNYAASLLAQAEAAAKGCDQVAYLDAVEHKWVEELGGMNLYFVYGNKIVTPALTGSLLAGITRDSLLRLAQDLGYEPEEGRVSIDQWRDDTANGTLTEVFACGTAAVITPVGIVKSAGGEWTQGDGTPGPVTLGLRERLLDIQRGTAEDAHGWMHPLG